A segment of the Streptomyces sp. ITFR-21 genome:
CATCACCTGCGCCCGTCTCCACGCCACCGACTACCCCGTGGTCTTCTCCACCGCCTACTTCAACGCCGGGCAGCAGCTCCTCGTCCCCGACGGCTCGGCCGTCACCGGGTACGACGAGAGCCTGCGCGGCAAGCGGGTGTGCGTGGCCGACGGCGCCTTCGGCGAGACCACGCTCACCGGCAAAAGCCCCGGTAAGGAGTCGGACGCCGAGCGGTTCGGCGCGAAGGTGGTGACGGTCGACAACCAGCTGGACTGCCTGGTCCTGCTGCAACTGGACAAGGCCGACGCGGTGTTCACCGACAACGCGCTCGCCGCGGGTCTGGCCGCCCAGGACCCCGGCGTGAAACTGGTGGGTGAACCGATCGACCCGGAGCCGTACGGTGTGGCCATGGCACCCGGAAGCCCCGATCTGGTACGCAGGGTCAACCGGATACTCGCCGCCTACGAAGCCGGGCCGAACAGCGGCTGGAAGCAGTCGTACGACCACTGGCTGTCCGCCGACCTGGGACCCACCAGTGGGCCGCCGACGCCTCAGTACCGGCGGGAGCGGTAAGGCGGTCGGGACGGTCAGGGCGGCCGGGACCGGGCCAGGACGGCGACGGCGAGGAACGGCAGGGACGGCGGAGGGGCGGGGAACGGCAGCGGGACGGCGGGCGGGACGCGCCG
Coding sequences within it:
- a CDS encoding glutamate ABC transporter substrate-binding protein yields the protein MNGSWRGWGGVAAMAAACGLALTCAVAPLHGDSGTGQAKAAHARGAVVQARYASAQDAAGTCTPANMAESLDPALGDTDGAAVRAIVKRGRLVVGIDQDSYLWGFRDPKQKGRLAGFDIDITRAIAKGILGDPDKVQYLAVPTAERFPAIEHGDVDMVVRTVSITCARLHATDYPVVFSTAYFNAGQQLLVPDGSAVTGYDESLRGKRVCVADGAFGETTLTGKSPGKESDAERFGAKVVTVDNQLDCLVLLQLDKADAVFTDNALAAGLAAQDPGVKLVGEPIDPEPYGVAMAPGSPDLVRRVNRILAAYEAGPNSGWKQSYDHWLSADLGPTSGPPTPQYRRER